One segment of Cynocephalus volans isolate mCynVol1 chromosome 8, mCynVol1.pri, whole genome shotgun sequence DNA contains the following:
- the LOC134385112 gene encoding proteasome activator complex subunit 3-like, with protein sequence MASPLKRERDVQGKVDSFRVRIAQEAENLVSTFFPQKLSELDSWVQELRLQDLSRIRSVPAPDSPASPDTAGDGPNRDLPPLQTQSSVKLPALPGGEGRFLRSNQNLVELIERVKPEIELLREKCNTVRIWVQLLIPKVEDGNNFGVSIQEDTVDQLWTVESTAASYLRRFSTYYNTRAKLVSKIVKYPQVEDYRRTVAEVDENEYLSVRQILLHLRNQYATLHDVILKNIEKIKTPRSTNSNNLY encoded by the coding sequence ATGGCTTCCCCGCTGAAGCGAGAGCGGGATGTGCAGGGGAAAGTAGATTCGTTTCGGGTCCGGATTGCCCAGGAGGCCGAGAATTTGGTGTCCACCTTTTTCCCTCAGAAGCTGTCTGAGCTGGATAGCTGGGTCCAGGAGCTCCGCCTGCAAGACCTGTCCAGAATCCGATCGGTGCCAGCCCCCGATTCCCCCGCCTCCCCAGACACTGCAGGGGATGGGCCCAACCGGGATCTGCCGCCTCTGCAGACCCAGTCCTCGGTCAAGCTCCCAGCACTGCCGGGCGGTGAGGGACGGTTTCTGCGGAGCAACCAGAATCTGGTGGAGCTGATTGAGCGGGTAAAACCTGAGATCGAGCTGCTGAGGGAGAAGTGCAACACTGTGCGGATATGGGTGCAGCTGCTCATCCCGAAGGTGGAGGATGGCAACAACTTCGGAGTGTCTATCCAGGAAGACACCGTGGACCAGCTGTGGACCGTGGAGAGCACAGCCGCCTCCTATCTACGCCGCTTCTCCACCTACTACAACACCCGGGCCAAGTTGGTATCCAAGATAGTGAAGTACCCCCAAGTGGAAGACTATCGCCGCACTGTAGCCGAGGTCGACGAAAACGAGTACCTGAGTGTGCGCCAGATCCTGCTGCATTTACGGAACCAGTATGCCACTTTGCATGACGTAATCCTCAAAAACATCGAGAAGATCAAGACCCCTCGGAGCACCAACTCCAACAACCTATACTGA